Part of the Scyliorhinus torazame isolate Kashiwa2021f chromosome 20, sScyTor2.1, whole genome shotgun sequence genome, ATCCGTTTGGTCGGCCGCAAGCTTGACGGGTCGGTATGCCCTCCGAACGTCCGAACCTTCGGGTGCTCCtacatccacctgctgtaccgttGTGACTGTGGGATGCGCAAAACAGAGTGTCCCAAGAGCTACTCCACCAAAGTTCCCAACGGAGGGGAGTGTCTCTGGGGtgctggaggatgttggagacagctgtggccGAAATTCACTGTCAACGTCTTACCCTATCTCCGGGTCGCCTGAGTCTCGAAACGAGATCCTGGTGTGACTGTATCGCAACATGTCCACACGTACCTGGGACCACCGATGGCCTTTCACTCCCATTTTAGCTAAGATTCCATCGAGCTCTTCTTTAAAAACATTCAAACATTTTGCTTCCTCTGCGTTGAAAAAATCGAGTTCCAGCGACTGAGGGCCCTCCAAGGAAAACGAAATAATTCTTCTAATTTCTGTTTTGAATGAGCGACCATTTATATATAAAAAGTGAACATATTCTCTGACAAGTGGAAACAGCCTCTTCACATTCCCACTGTTAATATCCCAAAGGATCTTCAAGGATTCGATAAAATCGTCTCTTACTCTTCTGAGCTCTATTTGGTACAAACCTGACATTTCCATCCTTCCAAATCAGCCAATTCACCCATTCCCGGTATTAATGCTTCTCTGATCTGCTTCTTACACATTGGCTTCAATGCAGAGTGGGCCATAGGATTCCGTGGACAGGGAACAGAGCCTGCGTTTCAAGCCCGGATGACTCTGTGTCAAAGCAGGAAGACGGCGTTATTCTCTTGCGGATGAGGAATGGTAAATGGGCATTGGATTGAGGCACTTAAACATTTTCGAGTGAGTCGCCGAAGAAGCTGATAGAAAaacttgagagagactgttttcatttCCAAAAAAGACAAGAACTGGAGGAGGACGATAGACGGTAACAGTTAAAAAATAAATGCGGAGCATAGGTGATCTGAGCAGATTGTCGTATTCACAACATTTTGAATTCTGGTGCATGACATAAGGGCAGGCGAATGCGCTGAGATACGAAACTGGGTTTGTCATGAAACAAATCGTCTTTACACACATTGATGTTCGATTTCTCAATGCGTTGATATTGGAGAAAACACAGCAAGATAATCGCTGCcatgaaccatagaaccatagaatttacagtacagaaggaggcgattcggcccagcgATTCGGCACCGGACTTACAAAGAGCACCAGACTCAAGCCCACGTacctaccctattcccgtaacccagtaacccccacttacctTTTTCTGGACatcatgggcaatttatcatggccagttcacctatcccgcacatctttggactgtgagaggaaaccggagcacccgaaggaacccgatacagacacaaagagaacgtgcagactccgcacagacagtgacccagccgggaatcgaacctggaatcctggatctagtgctgtgcctcaggggtctgtgctgggaccacaactttccacattatacattaatgatttggaagaaggaactgaaggcaccgttgcagagtttgcagatgatacaaagatctgtagagggacaggtaatattgaggaagcaatggggctgcagaaggacttggacaggctaggagagtgggcaatgaagtggcagatgaaatacaatgtggaaaagtgtgaggttatgcactttggaatgaggaatttcggcatagactattttctaaatggggaaatgcttaggaaatcagaaagggacttgggagtccttgttatcgattctcttaaggttaacgtgcaggttcagacggcagttaggaaggcaaatacaatgttagcattcatgtcaagagggcgagaagacaaaacctgggatgtacttctgaggctgtataaggctctggtcagaccccatttggagtattgtgagcagttttggaccccgcatctaagaaaggatgtactggccatggaaagactccagagaggttcacaagaatgatccctggaattacgaACGTgttgtatgaggagcggttgaggactctgggtctgtactcgttggaggatgaggagggatcttattgaaatttacaggatattgcggggcctggatagagtggatgtggggaggatgtttccacttgtaggaaaaactagaaccagaggacacaatctcagactaaatggacaatcctttaaaacagagatgaggaggaatttcctcagccagaggatggtgaatctgtggaacacattgccgcagaaggctgtggaggccaaatcactgagtgtctttaagacagagatagataggttcttgattaattaggcGATGGTAGATGGCAattaggggttatgtggagaaggcaggagaatggggatgagaaaatatcagccatgattgaatggcggagcagactcgatgggccgagtgatcgaattctgctcctatgtcacatGATCTCATGGTCTGATGGTATTATGTTATTATATTCTCTTAGAAACATacaaagttctaacaggactatatagggtagatgcaggattgatattcccgatggtgggtcaCTGGGCGTCACCGATTCAGGCTATGGAGTCGATCAGAGGACAGAATTATGGGGAtttccttcagccagagagtggtgagcctgtggaattcgttaccacaggatgttgttgaggccaaaatatgattcaagaagcagttagatataggacTTAGTGCGAGGATTATCAAAAGTTGTACAGGGAAAGCGGCATTAGGCTGTCGAGTTGGATGACGgagcaggttggaagggccgaatggactcctcctgctcctagtttcgatGTTGTTATGTTTTGAACACTGGGCTTCGGGGAGTGCGGCTCGATCCGGGCTCGCCAAAACAAAGTTGGTGCTTGACAATTGAAAAGATGATCTCACAATGGGTGAGTGACGGGGCAGGGCCAGACACGTTCTACCAGTTTGTCTGTGTGTTGTGTATTTAATTTTTGGCAAAGTCCGAATTCCTAGCAGCTTACCTGAGGTTTAAAGTTCCCAGTCGTTAATTTAATATATCTAACTCACCCAAAGTCACGAAAAGACAATTCCGGAAGCTGACCAAAATTTTCCCCAAATCCAGATATATCCCTTACTTAGCATTCCTCTTCTTAATTCCTCTGTGCCCCGGCCATCTCCGATTATGTCTTTTCTTtcgtaaatttagagcatccaactcattttttccaattcaggggcaatttaacgttgccaatctacctaccctgcatatatttgcgttgtgggggcgaaacccacacaagcacggggacaatgtgcaaactccaaactgacagtgacccagaaccgggatcgaacctgggatctcggcgccgtgaggcagcagtgttaacccactgcgccaacgtgctgcccgttTACGATTAATTAAATCCTCCTTCAATATCCCCCTGCAGCCTGAACATCTCCATTTATTCTGTTTTTCTTGAACTGTGCGTTTCCTGGTACAACTTGTTTCCCAATTAATCTGCAAGATAATCCATAAAACATAGGATCAGAATAAGGCCACAAGGCCCATCGAGggtgctccgcctttcaatcatggctcatattttcctcatccccattctcctgccgtcaccccataacccctgatctccttagtgaccaagaacctatctatctctgtcttaaagatactcagtgctttggcctccagagccttctgcggcaaagaggtccacagattcaccaccctgtcgctgaaacaaatcctcctcatctctgttttaaaggattgttcctgtAGTCTGAGATTGCGTACTCTGGTTCTAGtctttcctacgagtggaaacatcctctccacgtccactctatccaagcctcgcagtatccgtTCAGTTTCAATTAgaaccccctcatccttcaaaattccaacaaatacagacccagagtcctcaaccgtcctcatacgacaagcgcttcattccagggatcattacttgtgaacctcctctggaccctttccaaggtcagaacATCCTTCCGCAGATATGGGGTGCAAAACTGCTCAcactactccaaatagggtctgattagagccttctacagcctcaggtacatccctagtcttgtactctcgccctcttgacatgaatgctaacattgcatttgccttcctaactgccgactcaaCCTGCACGTTAACAATAAGAGACTCGAGAAAACGACTCCtacgtccctttgtgcttctgctttcctcaGCATTTCACAATTTAGAAAATAGCAAATGCctccattcctctttccaaagtgcagaacctcacatttctccacattgtattccatctgccacttctttgcccactctgctagcctgtccaaatcatgctgcagccccctgcttcctaaatactacctgtccctcaacaGATCTTTGTATCGCCTCGAAGCTTAGCAGCAGTGCattcggttccttcttccagatcattaatgtatattgtggaactttgtggtcccagcaccgacccttgaggcacaccactagtcaccggcttccATCCTGAAAAATACACCTTTTTCCCACTctatgccttctgccagtcagccaatcctctcacaatgccaggatattaccctcaacaccatgggcaCTTCACGTATTttccagtctcctgtgcggcattaTTTCCacttcacaaagtcatgctgactctgtccgtccCTGGCACTATTTTCTAAGTTTTATGTTTTGTGCTCAGTTTACTAACTGCCCTGTTCACACAGTTACCTTATATTCAAATAACATAGAAGCCGGCGGATGCCAAGGATTATTGCAGGAGTAATTACGCAGGTGCCTGAAGATGCGGGTATCTGCCCAATTCAAATATTACACCGCTCTGTTTTTTTTCCAGATCTCTTCACAATCCAAGAGAACAAAGGACATCGTAAATATATAATAAAATCAATTTTAATGACCAAACACAATACTTAACCCTTCAATTAACCCACATAAAAATGCAAGAGATACCCAAGATTCGGTTATACTACCGGTAAAGATGGCTTCGTCGAACAGTGTGTCCGATCCTCGAGCCTCTCTGGTCCACCATCACGATGGTGTGTCTCGCTGGATGCTTTCTTTCTTCCTCCTCTGGTCAGTGTTCTGGATGGTCAAGGTCACTTCCCACGCCGAATCCTCACTCCTGTGAGGTCTTTGGCCTCTACCTTTAGCCCCCTCCCTTGACACCTTTCTGGAAGCTTCTCTGGCTTTCTGCCATGAGGCCGCTGAAAGGGGGTCCCAACACCCAATACATTCCGTGATGGCTACTTGGCAGAACATTGGGAGGCCGCACCAAATGTCCATCTCCGGAGGTGTTGTTTGCACATATCTTGTTGCCATACAATGTGACTCTGGGTGCCAGAGAGTGTAGCTCGATCTCGTCTACCAAAAATAAAATTGGTGCATAACAGTCGCAACGATGATCTCCTGATGCGTGAGTAACGGGAGAGGGCCAGGCAGGGTCTGGCAGGTTGTCTGGTGGATCTCCTAATGGGTGAGTAACGGGGCAGGGCCAGGCATGGTCTGGCAGGTTGTCTGGGTGATCTCCTGATGGGTGAGTAACGGGAGAGGGCCAGGCATGGTCTGGCAGGTTGTCTGGGTGATATCCTGATGGGTGAGTAACGGGGCAGGGCCAGGCATGGTCTGACAGGTTGTCTGGGTGTTGTGCATTTCATTATGTGTCAAGTCAGAATTCCAAGCCCGATTGAGTGTTCACTCTTGTTTGATATACAGTGCCCAATACTTAATTATACATTTTCCAATTTAATCAGGCCTAAATCGAGGCGAGGCCCAGTGACCACAAAAGATGTTTCCGCTTTCAAAGGATATCACTAAGAGCGTGTATCTTTTTCACTGTGAAATTACACTGAGAATATAGACTCTTCACGAAGCATTGTTGTCGATTATGTTTACTGCTTAACACATGTAGTGAATACAATTCCACAATGAAAATGGCTTCCAAACAAGTGTTAAGATTAGAAATTGATGTGATCAATAATGAAATGTCAGTGGGATTTTGTATTTGTGTCATTGGTTGAATTCACTCATGTGTTGTAGGAGTTTTTGTAATTCGACCTTTCCCATATCGCACCACCCTCCTCAGCTCTGCCCTGAATTTTGATTGGGTGAGAGCGTACATACACGTACTCGTAGAGCAGTTCAGTATACTGAGCATATCGGCGATTTCATGAATAACGGCGACGGGGTCTTTGAAGTCGTGGAAACTGTAGGTTGCAGTGATCCGCGAGAAAAGAAAGAGGCAGATCGTCGGCATCCACAGCAAGATGAAGCTGGCGGAGGCCGCAATAAGCAAAACCAGGGCCTTCTTCCGATTCTGCATCTCGGGGTCCCTTGTGCTCTGACCATCTGCCCGGAATCCGCGCCGGACCCGACTAGCCGCAAGGACGTGTCTGACCGTCAAAAGGTTGAGCAGCATCACGGCGAAGTAGGGAACCAATGGATTTAAAATTAGCTTTACCCAGTAAAACACCCTCCAGGCGTGAATTGAATCTGTGCTGGGAGCATCTCTGCTTTCCTTCTCCAGTTCTTCGTGATCATAGTAATGAACATTTGTGAAGAAATTGGGGATGCTTCTCACATATGTCCCAAGATAAATCGCTCCAACGACCAGAGCTGCAGATTTGGGGGCACAGAAGCGTCTTTTAAAACTCTGACAACAGATCGCCACGAAGCGATCACAGGTGAAGGACACAGTCAGCCAGACTGAGCAGTTGGTCACAGCGACACTCATGAGGGAGTTCAGACCAGATACTAAGATGTTAAGGAAAAGTGCCTGTGGTAAACGAGGCGCCAGTACATAGTTGATCAGAACAAGAAATATAAGGACCATCAGGTCGGATGAGACCATGGCTACCAGGTAGATAGTTGTTCTCTTGCACAGACCGCAGTCCCTGAATCGGAGGATCAGCAGAGTGACTATGTTGGCTGGAATAAAGACAGGAAAACGTGGATTACACATAACAGCCAAGGAAATATTTGTGAGTATAGCACGGAACGTCAGCCCCTTTAGCGATCTTTCTCATTCCCCTGTTTATAAGTTTGTAATAGCCCCtgccctacagtccaaagatgtgtcattcaggtggattggccatgctggattGGTGTCCAGTGGTTGCGGGGGATTACAGGGTTACAAAGATAATgcgggggagtggtcctaggtttgtgtacttccagagggtcggtgcagactcggtggaccgaaaggcctccttcaacactgtattTTATAGATGACAACTAA contains:
- the LOC140397085 gene encoding probable G-protein coupled receptor 139; translated protein: MCNPRFPVFIPANIVTLLILRFRDCGLCKRTTIYLVAMVSSDLMVLIFLVLINYVLAPRLPQALFLNILVSGLNSLMSVAVTNCSVWLTVSFTCDRFVAICCQSFKRRFCAPKSAALVVGAIYLGTYVRSIPNFFTNVHYYDHEELEKESRDAPSTDSIHAWRVFYWVKLILNPLVPYFAVMLLNLLTVRHVLAASRVRRGFRADGQSTRDPEMQNRKKALVLLIAASASFILLWMPTICLFLFSRITATYSFHDFKDPVAVIHEIADMLSILNCSTSTCMYALTQSKFRAELRRVVRYGKGRITKTPTTHE